AGTTTTTTCCATGTTTCTACTGATGATCTACTCGGCCATAACGACTCAAAGCTATACCATGATAAGACGGACATATCGTTAGACAAATTAAGTGATGATGAAGTGGAGTATTTGAAAGAGTCACTAGAAATTTATCGTAAAATGAAGCACAAGGATTGGAAGCCAGATACAAATAAATAAGTCTTTTGATCTTCTCATTTTCTACAAAAAAGTTGTCTGGATGACTATTTATCCAGACATTTTTTTATTATTTTTATCATTTGTTAAGATAAATGACTAATTATAACGCACGAATAGGTCTAAATGCCTATACTTAATGACCTATTCTTTTGGACAACATAGTGGTGATGTCTCTTAACGGCTAAACCATGATGAATTATCTAGAGAGTCTTAACAGCTCTCATTGCCTTTACTCACATCTTCCTATCGCATTTTCATCGTCTAGTAAACCGTGATATATGGTTTAATCGTCGCTAGTTTTTTATCCCCGATCCCCGTCACCTGAAGTAAGTCTTCTATTTGGTTATAATCACCAATATTTGTCCGCACATGCACGATTTTCTTTGATAAATCACGTCCGATACCAGGAATTTGTATGAGATCTTCCTCAGATGCCTCATTAATATTAAGCATATCTCTATCTGTTTCTCCGTCTTCCTTCTTCCATATTCTTTCCCTATTATGAGCTATTTTGATGGGAATCGTTGCTCCACCAGTTTCCTTTTGCCCATTTCTTGTGACATGATGTCGGTTAACAGTCATTAAAGGAAGAATTATTTTTTTGACGACAACGAGAGCCATTACCAATGCTAAAATCTTCTTCACCATTCAAGCCCCTCCGCTCCTCTATATCATTACATTCTATTATAACAGTGTCATTTAGCGTTGTCTCTTAAGAGCAAACACTTGTTTATTTAGTTTTAAGGGCTATTTAGACTTACCCGTTATCTAGTTCTCTACCCAAGTAATGCTAGAATAAGTGTTAATGTTCCTATACTAAGTAGCGTTGTTGTCAAGGTGATACTGGAAACTAACTTTGGTTCAGCATCAAACTCCACAGCGTACATAACGATAGTTGCTGCTGAGGGCATAGCAGCGGAAATTATCAATACATTTGCAAGTAGGGGATCTAATGGTAAGAGTAATGTTATAGCCCACGCAATGATGGGAGAAATGACAAGTCTGACTACACTACCATAAGTGACTTTTCCCCAGTCAAATGTCGTCCACTCTATTTTTGCAAGTTGCATACCTAAGATTAACATCACTGTGGGGATAGCAGCTTGTGAGATAAGATCAATCGGTTGCATAAGAGTATTTGAGACATTGAGCCCGATGACTTTCAAGAGAAGAGCAACAAGTACCGCGTAAGTGACCGGCATGGCAAGGAGAACCTTTAACGCTGTTTTAACACCTGACACCCCTCTAGCGGCGTAATAAACACCGAAAAAGTTCATAATGACGGCCTGAAGGACCATGAAGGACACAGCAAAAGCAAATCCTTCCTGACCGTATGC
The Salipaludibacillus sp. LMS25 DNA segment above includes these coding regions:
- a CDS encoding helix-turn-helix domain-containing protein — encoded protein: MSSFGKQLKRLRLQHELKQEELAAKMNISKSAVSMYERDEREPSFQLVKELASFFHVSTDDLLGHNDSKLYHDKTDISLDKLSDDEVEYLKESLEIYRKMKHKDWKPDTNK
- a CDS encoding helix-hairpin-helix domain-containing protein, producing the protein MVKKILALVMALVVVKKIILPLMTVNRHHVTRNGQKETGGATIPIKIAHNRERIWKKEDGETDRDMLNINEASEEDLIQIPGIGRDLSKKIVHVRTNIGDYNQIEDLLQVTGIGDKKLATIKPYITVY
- a CDS encoding AEC family transporter; this encodes MSIFISVVLPVLLVFLVGYIVQIWRKFDIKPVSTVAIYILTPALVFKTFYEANMNMQYIYMVVFALSLLFVLIIINKIYCWRMKYPSSTSDGLILSTAFMNSGNYGAPIILFAYGQEGFAFAVSFMVLQAVIMNFFGVYYAARGVSGVKTALKVLLAMPVTYAVLVALLLKVIGLNVSNTLMQPIDLISQAAIPTVMLILGMQLAKIEWTTFDWGKVTYGSVVRLVISPIIAWAITLLLPLDPLLANVLIISAAMPSAATIVMYAVEFDAEPKLVSSITLTTTLLSIGTLTLILALLG